In Saimiri boliviensis isolate mSaiBol1 chromosome 12, mSaiBol1.pri, whole genome shotgun sequence, one genomic interval encodes:
- the ZSCAN32 gene encoding zinc finger and SCAN domain-containing protein 32 isoform X1 produces the protein MAMKLWLWLRMYRELLDSRVLLYCRHWSAVAQFRITSVSASQVPDSEKDLKGLMEEMAPFRATRESLRYYWKQEVQPEKPTLKGSQSSHQRPREQSEAWLAPRAPRNLPQNTGLYDQEIGAVVWTAGFQGPATCDDKAVSLCQQEWMCPGPARRALYRDATQRKDRHVSLATGVPWGYEETRTLLAILSSSQFYGKLQTCQQNNQIYRAMAERLWEQGFLRTPEQCRTKFKSLQLSYCKVRRGCVPEPCIFYEEMDTFSNSWASVPPMAREAVPDQEGSDIEAGELSHQNGERTEVEDGTVDGSDRDEKDFSSPGQEVRKLDLPVLFPNRLGFEIKNEIKKENLKWDDSEEIEMNKALLRKSRGEVFWHSELQKDMESEPTSRRQRRNSTGESEEKPPSQGKMGHESFCARDKVCTHILCGKNCFQSMHSPHKPALELEKVCQCPECGKTFSRSSYLVRHQRIHTGEKPHKCNECGKGFSERSNLTAHLRTHTGERPYQCGQCGKSFNQSSSLIVHHRTHTGEKPYQCIVCGKRFNNSSQFSAHRRIHPGESPYKCAECGKSFNNSSHFCAHRKTHTGKTPYRCSHCEKSFTKNSALSRHQTVHTKVVLSSQEGRDVL, from the exons agtcttgctgtattgccgacactggagtgcagtggcgcaatttcgaATCACttcagtctccgcctcccag GTCCCAGATTCTGAGAAGGACTTGAAAGGACTCATGGAGGAGATGGCCCCTTTCAGAGCAACCAGAGAATCACTGAGATACTACTGGAAACAGGAGGTTCAGCCAGAGAAGCCGACTTTGAAGGGATCACAGAGCTCACACCAAAGACCAAGGGAACAGTCAGAAG CCTGGCTTGCTCCTCGGGCTCCCAGGAACCTGCCTCAAAACACAGGTCTCTACGACCAGGAGATAGGTGCTGTGGTCTGGACAGCTGGGTTCCAG GGACCAGCCACATGTGACGACAAAGCTGTATCCCTCTGTCAGCAAGAATGGATGTGCCCAGGCCCTGCACGAAGGGCCCTCTACAGGGATGCCACACAGAGGAAGGACAGACATGTCTCGCTGG CAACAGGTGTGCCCTGGGGCTATGAAGAGACCAGGACACTCCTGGCTATTCTTAGTAGTTCTCAGTTTTATGGAAAACTCCAGACCTGTCAGCAGAACAACCAGATCTACAGGGCCATGGCGGAACGACTCTGGGAGCAAGGCTTTCTGCGGACCCCAGAACAGTGTCGAACCAAGTTCAAAAGCCTACAGTTGAGTTACTGCAAAGTGAGGAGAGGCTGTGTGCCTGAGCCTTGTATCTTTTATGAGGAAATGGATActttttcaaactcctgggcctctGTGCCTCCTATGGCAAGAGAGGCTGTTCCTGACCAAGAAGGAAGTGATATCGAGGCTGGAGAGCTGAGTCACCAGAATGGGGAGCGCACAGAGGTAGAAGATGGCACTGTGGATGGTTCAGACAGGGATGAAAAGGACTTCAGCAGTCCTGGCCAGGAAGTCAGAAAACTTGACCTGCCAGTGCTGTTCCCAAACAGACTTG gttttgaGATCAAGaatgagattaaaaaagaaaatctaaaatggGATGATtcggaagaaatagaaatgaacaaGGCTTTACTGAGAAAGTCTAGAGGAGAAGTTTTCTGGCACTCTGAGCTACAAAAAGACATGGAGAGTGAGCCTACATCAAGAAGGCAACGTAGAAACTCAACAGGGGAGAGTGAAGAGAAACCCCCATCCCAGGGGAAGATGGGTCACGAGAGTTTTTGTGCCAGGGACAAAGTCTGTACACATATCCTGTGTGGGAAAAACTGCTTTCAGAGTATGCACTCTCCCCACAAGCCAGCGCTCGAACTGGAAAAAGTATGTCAGTGTCCTGAATGCGGGAAAACCTTTAGCCGAAGTTCTTACCTTGTTCGACATCAGAGAATCCACACAGGCGAGAAGCCTCACAAGTGCAATGAGTGCGGGAAAGGCTTTAGTGAGCGCTCCAACCTCACTGCCCACCTACGAACTCACACAGGGGAGAGGCCCTACCAGTGTGGGCAGTGTGGGAAAAGCTTCAACCAGAGTTCCAGCCTCATTGTCCACCACAGGACCCATACAGGGGAGAAGCCTTACCAGTGCATTGTCTGTGGAAAAAGATTCAACAACAGTTCCCAGTTCAGTGCTCACCGGCGCATCCACCCTGGGGAGAGCCCATACAAGTGTGCAGAGTGTGGGAAGAGCTTCAACAACAGCTCCCACTTCTGTGCCCACCGGAAAACCCACACTGGTAAAACACCTTACAGGTGTTCTCACTGTGAGAAAAGCTTCACTAAGAACTCTGCCCTCAGTCGTCATCAGACAGTACACACAAAAGTAGTACTCTCATCACAGGAAGGAAGAGATGTGTTATGA
- the ZSCAN32 gene encoding zinc finger and SCAN domain-containing protein 32 isoform X2, which yields MCPGPARRALYRDATQRKDRHVSLATGVPWGYEETRTLLAILSSSQFYGKLQTCQQNNQIYRAMAERLWEQGFLRTPEQCRTKFKSLQLSYCKVRRGCVPEPCIFYEEMDTFSNSWASVPPMAREAVPDQEGSDIEAGELSHQNGERTEVEDGTVDGSDRDEKDFSSPGQEVRKLDLPVLFPNRLGFEIKNEIKKENLKWDDSEEIEMNKALLRKSRGEVFWHSELQKDMESEPTSRRQRRNSTGESEEKPPSQGKMGHESFCARDKVCTHILCGKNCFQSMHSPHKPALELEKVCQCPECGKTFSRSSYLVRHQRIHTGEKPHKCNECGKGFSERSNLTAHLRTHTGERPYQCGQCGKSFNQSSSLIVHHRTHTGEKPYQCIVCGKRFNNSSQFSAHRRIHPGESPYKCAECGKSFNNSSHFCAHRKTHTGKTPYRCSHCEKSFTKNSALSRHQTVHTKVVLSSQEGRDVL from the exons ATGTGCCCAGGCCCTGCACGAAGGGCCCTCTACAGGGATGCCACACAGAGGAAGGACAGACATGTCTCGCTGG CAACAGGTGTGCCCTGGGGCTATGAAGAGACCAGGACACTCCTGGCTATTCTTAGTAGTTCTCAGTTTTATGGAAAACTCCAGACCTGTCAGCAGAACAACCAGATCTACAGGGCCATGGCGGAACGACTCTGGGAGCAAGGCTTTCTGCGGACCCCAGAACAGTGTCGAACCAAGTTCAAAAGCCTACAGTTGAGTTACTGCAAAGTGAGGAGAGGCTGTGTGCCTGAGCCTTGTATCTTTTATGAGGAAATGGATActttttcaaactcctgggcctctGTGCCTCCTATGGCAAGAGAGGCTGTTCCTGACCAAGAAGGAAGTGATATCGAGGCTGGAGAGCTGAGTCACCAGAATGGGGAGCGCACAGAGGTAGAAGATGGCACTGTGGATGGTTCAGACAGGGATGAAAAGGACTTCAGCAGTCCTGGCCAGGAAGTCAGAAAACTTGACCTGCCAGTGCTGTTCCCAAACAGACTTG gttttgaGATCAAGaatgagattaaaaaagaaaatctaaaatggGATGATtcggaagaaatagaaatgaacaaGGCTTTACTGAGAAAGTCTAGAGGAGAAGTTTTCTGGCACTCTGAGCTACAAAAAGACATGGAGAGTGAGCCTACATCAAGAAGGCAACGTAGAAACTCAACAGGGGAGAGTGAAGAGAAACCCCCATCCCAGGGGAAGATGGGTCACGAGAGTTTTTGTGCCAGGGACAAAGTCTGTACACATATCCTGTGTGGGAAAAACTGCTTTCAGAGTATGCACTCTCCCCACAAGCCAGCGCTCGAACTGGAAAAAGTATGTCAGTGTCCTGAATGCGGGAAAACCTTTAGCCGAAGTTCTTACCTTGTTCGACATCAGAGAATCCACACAGGCGAGAAGCCTCACAAGTGCAATGAGTGCGGGAAAGGCTTTAGTGAGCGCTCCAACCTCACTGCCCACCTACGAACTCACACAGGGGAGAGGCCCTACCAGTGTGGGCAGTGTGGGAAAAGCTTCAACCAGAGTTCCAGCCTCATTGTCCACCACAGGACCCATACAGGGGAGAAGCCTTACCAGTGCATTGTCTGTGGAAAAAGATTCAACAACAGTTCCCAGTTCAGTGCTCACCGGCGCATCCACCCTGGGGAGAGCCCATACAAGTGTGCAGAGTGTGGGAAGAGCTTCAACAACAGCTCCCACTTCTGTGCCCACCGGAAAACCCACACTGGTAAAACACCTTACAGGTGTTCTCACTGTGAGAAAAGCTTCACTAAGAACTCTGCCCTCAGTCGTCATCAGACAGTACACACAAAAGTAGTACTCTCATCACAGGAAGGAAGAGATGTGTTATGA